A DNA window from Danio aesculapii chromosome 1, fDanAes4.1, whole genome shotgun sequence contains the following coding sequences:
- the LOC130221933 gene encoding gastrula zinc finger protein XlCGF26.1-like isoform X1, which translates to MCSNEAFVRVCLSSSRVLAMMLSVEVQMDVSCCKSVGTDLSMLDIEDFISQICQLKKEVASLEAKLRERGEKLQPECQDSLCGVRAQRSRDTRDSELSLTLLCYTDAQDHQSSEPNAGEQQTTLKMCSVGEEDCRNLIQSTENTTEDEDQREQEDEENDDDDDEDRKDDVGEQQTPMMCYDELEDYLNLIQIKKEENTSDEKPDDDDDDEDRNKDVEDYDYPDDDDDFAPPDAADPDGEMPSTSKQQLTGKSSSGKTHTPKKYHCEQCGKSFRSASILGVHLRTHTGEKPFQCNQCDKRFGTKYYLLRHMKKHTDETDNVERPYQCSHCQKCFFELYLCKAHERIHTGERPYQCSHCQKSFRTRMNLKNHEKIHTGEKPYQCSHCEKCFGTNANLNHHERIHTGEKPYQCSQCEKSFGTKKHLKTHERIHTGEKPYHCSYCQKCFSNSNALKAHESIHTGDGTFQCSHCPKSLHSKSALKEHEWMHTGERPYPCSHCDKRFRSRSHQKTHERIHTGEKPYLCPDCGKSFTRSLSFRIHQRGHTGEKPYKCSHCDQCFTRPDTLRNHERLHTGEKPYHCSICSERFTFPWLLNTHKKKHAVSESS; encoded by the exons ATGTTGAGCGTGGAAGTGCAGATGGACGTGAGCTGCTGTAAATCAGTAGGAACTGATCTGTCCATGCTGGATATTGAGGATTTCATTAGTCAAATCTGTCAGCTGAAGAAAGAGGTGGCGTCGCTGGAGGCCAAGCTGAGAGAAAGAGGAGAGAAACTCCAGCCAGAG TGTCAGGATTCGCTGTGCGGCGTCAGAGCTCAGAGATCCAGAGACACGCGGGACTCAGAGCTCAGCCTGACTTTACTCTGTTATACTGACGCTCAGGATCATCAGAGCTCTGAGCCAAACGCTGGAGAACAGCAGACCACCCTGAAGATGTGCTCTGTAGGAGAGGAGGACTGCAGGAACCTGATCCAGAGCACAGAAAATACCACAGAAGATGAAGATCAGAGAGAGCAGGAGGATGAggagaatgatgatgatgatgatgaagatagaAAAGATGATGTTGGAGAACAGCAGACTCCAATGATGTGTTATGATGAACTGGAGGACTACCTTAACCTGATCCAaatcaaaaaagaagaaaacaccTCAGATGAAAAAcctgatgacgatgatgatgacgaAGATCGTAACAAGGATGTGGAGGATTATGATTATccggatgatgatgatgactttgCTCCTCCAG ATGCTGCTGATCCTGATGGAGAAATGCCCTCTACATCTAAACAGCAACTCACAGGGAAGAGTTCCTCTGGAAAAACTCATACGCCAAAGAAATATCACTGTGagcaatgtgggaagagttttagatCAGCTTCAATACTGGGGGTTCACCTGAGGACGCACACTGGCGAGAAACCTTTCCAGTGCAACCAGTGCGACAAGCGTTTCGGTACAAAGTATTATCTGTTGCGTCATATGAAAAAACACACTGACGAAACAGACAACGTAGAGAGACCATATCAGTGTTCACACTGTCAGAAATGTTTCTTCGAGTTATATCTCTGTAAAGCTCATGAgagaattcacaccggagagaggcCGTATCAGTGTTCGCACTGTCAGAAAAGCTTCCGAACTAGGATGAACTTGAAAAACCACGAGaaaattcacaccggagagaaaccgtatcAGTGTTCGCACTGTGAAAAATGTTTCGGTACTAATGCAAACTTGAATCACCATGAgagaattcacaccggagagaaaccatatCAGTGTTCGCAATGTGAGAAAAGTTTTGGTACTAAAAAGCACTTGAAAACCCACGAgagaattcacaccggagagaaaccgtatcATTGTTCGTACTGTCAGAAATGCTTCTCTAATTCGAATGCCTTGAAAGCCCACGAGAGTATTCACACTGGAGACGGTACATTTCAGTGTTCACACTGTCCGAAAAGTCTCCATAGTAAGTCTGCCTTGAAAGAACACGAGTGGATGCACACTGGAGAGCGGCCGTATCCATGCTCGCACTGCGATAAACGTTTCCGAAGTAGGTCACACCAGAAGACCCACGAgagaattcacaccggagagaaaccgtactTGTGTCCCGACTGCGGCAAGAGCTTTACGAGAAGTCTTTCTTTCAGAATTCATCAGAGAGGCCATACAGGAGAAAAACCGTATAAATGCTCACACTGCGACCAGTGTTTCACACGACCAGACACTCTTCGGAATCATGAGCGACTTCACACAGGGGAAAAACCGTACCACTGCTCCATCTGCAGCGAGAGATTCACGTTTCCATGGCTTTTGAATACACACAAGAAGAAACATGCCGTCTCAGAATCCTCATAG
- the LOC130221933 gene encoding gastrula zinc finger protein XlCGF26.1-like isoform X2 → MKTMLSVEVQMDVSCCKSVGTDLSMLDIEDFISQICQLKKEVASLEAKLRERGEKLQPECQDSLCGVRAQRSRDTRDSELSLTLLCYTDAQDHQSSEPNAGEQQTTLKMCSVGEEDCRNLIQSTENTTEDEDQREQEDEENDDDDDEDRKDDVGEQQTPMMCYDELEDYLNLIQIKKEENTSDEKPDDDDDDEDRNKDVEDYDYPDDDDDFAPPDAADPDGEMPSTSKQQLTGKSSSGKTHTPKKYHCEQCGKSFRSASILGVHLRTHTGEKPFQCNQCDKRFGTKYYLLRHMKKHTDETDNVERPYQCSHCQKCFFELYLCKAHERIHTGERPYQCSHCQKSFRTRMNLKNHEKIHTGEKPYQCSHCEKCFGTNANLNHHERIHTGEKPYQCSQCEKSFGTKKHLKTHERIHTGEKPYHCSYCQKCFSNSNALKAHESIHTGDGTFQCSHCPKSLHSKSALKEHEWMHTGERPYPCSHCDKRFRSRSHQKTHERIHTGEKPYLCPDCGKSFTRSLSFRIHQRGHTGEKPYKCSHCDQCFTRPDTLRNHERLHTGEKPYHCSICSERFTFPWLLNTHKKKHAVSESS, encoded by the exons ATGTTGAGCGTGGAAGTGCAGATGGACGTGAGCTGCTGTAAATCAGTAGGAACTGATCTGTCCATGCTGGATATTGAGGATTTCATTAGTCAAATCTGTCAGCTGAAGAAAGAGGTGGCGTCGCTGGAGGCCAAGCTGAGAGAAAGAGGAGAGAAACTCCAGCCAGAG TGTCAGGATTCGCTGTGCGGCGTCAGAGCTCAGAGATCCAGAGACACGCGGGACTCAGAGCTCAGCCTGACTTTACTCTGTTATACTGACGCTCAGGATCATCAGAGCTCTGAGCCAAACGCTGGAGAACAGCAGACCACCCTGAAGATGTGCTCTGTAGGAGAGGAGGACTGCAGGAACCTGATCCAGAGCACAGAAAATACCACAGAAGATGAAGATCAGAGAGAGCAGGAGGATGAggagaatgatgatgatgatgatgaagatagaAAAGATGATGTTGGAGAACAGCAGACTCCAATGATGTGTTATGATGAACTGGAGGACTACCTTAACCTGATCCAaatcaaaaaagaagaaaacaccTCAGATGAAAAAcctgatgacgatgatgatgacgaAGATCGTAACAAGGATGTGGAGGATTATGATTATccggatgatgatgatgactttgCTCCTCCAG ATGCTGCTGATCCTGATGGAGAAATGCCCTCTACATCTAAACAGCAACTCACAGGGAAGAGTTCCTCTGGAAAAACTCATACGCCAAAGAAATATCACTGTGagcaatgtgggaagagttttagatCAGCTTCAATACTGGGGGTTCACCTGAGGACGCACACTGGCGAGAAACCTTTCCAGTGCAACCAGTGCGACAAGCGTTTCGGTACAAAGTATTATCTGTTGCGTCATATGAAAAAACACACTGACGAAACAGACAACGTAGAGAGACCATATCAGTGTTCACACTGTCAGAAATGTTTCTTCGAGTTATATCTCTGTAAAGCTCATGAgagaattcacaccggagagaggcCGTATCAGTGTTCGCACTGTCAGAAAAGCTTCCGAACTAGGATGAACTTGAAAAACCACGAGaaaattcacaccggagagaaaccgtatcAGTGTTCGCACTGTGAAAAATGTTTCGGTACTAATGCAAACTTGAATCACCATGAgagaattcacaccggagagaaaccatatCAGTGTTCGCAATGTGAGAAAAGTTTTGGTACTAAAAAGCACTTGAAAACCCACGAgagaattcacaccggagagaaaccgtatcATTGTTCGTACTGTCAGAAATGCTTCTCTAATTCGAATGCCTTGAAAGCCCACGAGAGTATTCACACTGGAGACGGTACATTTCAGTGTTCACACTGTCCGAAAAGTCTCCATAGTAAGTCTGCCTTGAAAGAACACGAGTGGATGCACACTGGAGAGCGGCCGTATCCATGCTCGCACTGCGATAAACGTTTCCGAAGTAGGTCACACCAGAAGACCCACGAgagaattcacaccggagagaaaccgtactTGTGTCCCGACTGCGGCAAGAGCTTTACGAGAAGTCTTTCTTTCAGAATTCATCAGAGAGGCCATACAGGAGAAAAACCGTATAAATGCTCACACTGCGACCAGTGTTTCACACGACCAGACACTCTTCGGAATCATGAGCGACTTCACACAGGGGAAAAACCGTACCACTGCTCCATCTGCAGCGAGAGATTCACGTTTCCATGGCTTTTGAATACACACAAGAAGAAACATGCCGTCTCAGAATCCTCATAG